Genomic DNA from Candidatus Sulfurimonas marisnigri:
TCTTGTCACTCAAGTGGCAAAGCGCTAGGTCTTGGTATCGGCGATGGAAAACTAAACGCTGATCCAAGTAAAACGACTATCATTGATTTGATGAGTGCCGATAGAAAAATATTAGCAAAAAAAACTGATGAGCAAATTCCTGCTATACCAAACTTAAAACATGATTACTCCCAGTTTATAGATGAAAACGGTACTCAGCTTATGACGGTAGGTCATCACTTTAAACTCTCACAACCTCTAAACAAAGAGCAGAGAGATAAACTAGACAGAAGAGGAGTTTGTCTCTCTTGTCATATAGATATTCCAGAAGGAAGTTTAGCTATCTCGGCTATGCGACACATTGCAAAAATGGCAGAGTATAAAATTGATAGAGTACAACACAATAGCATACTCAATAAGCTTCTAAATCTAGGAGCTTGGGTTCAGGTAATGACAGTGCTAGTCTTTATTTTAATAGTCCTGCTTGCAATATACATAACATTTTTTAAGAAAAAACCAAATAATCCACGAAACGAAGGATGGAAGTAGTACAGATGAAAAGATTAACAAAAGAAGAAGCTCTGTATTTAATCAAAAATGCAGACTTAAAAGAACTAGGAAAAATGGCAACAGCTCGCAAGAAAGAGCTACATCCAAAAGGTATAACAACATTTGTAATAGATAGAAATATAAACTATACTAACATTTGTTGGGTTGATTGTAAGTTTTGCGCTTTTTACAGACATGAAAAAGATGCAGATGCTTATGTACTTACTTTTGATGAGATAGATGCAAAGATTGATGAACTTTTAGAGATTGGCGGAACACAGATTCTTTTTCAAGGTGGAGTTCATCCTAAATTAAAAATAGGGTGGTATGAGGACTTAGTTGAGCATATTCATACTAAATACCCTGAGATTACAATTCACGGATTCTCTTCTATTGAGATTGATTTTATTGCAAAAGTTTCTCGCATAACTGTAGAAGAAGTGTTGGAGCGTTTAAAAGCAAAAGGTTTAGCCTCTATTCCAGGAGCTGGAGCTGAGATACTTTCCGATGAGGTTCGTGATATTATCGCACCAAAAAAGATAGACTCTGATGTATGGGTTGATATTCATAGAAAAGCCCACAAGCTTGATATTAAATCAACGGCAACTATGATGTACGGTACAGTAGAGAGTGATGAGGACATAGTAGAGCACTTTGACATGATAAGAGAACTTCAGGATGAGACAGGTGGTTTTAGAGCATTTATAATGTGGAGTTTTCAAGGGCAAAATACAGAGCTGTTAAAACTAATTCCAGATATGGATAAGCCATCATCAAACCGCTATTTAAGACTTCTAGCAGTTGCTAGGCTTTATCTTGATAATGTGCCAAATATTCAAAGTTCATGGGTAACACAAGGCCCATACATAGGTCAAATGGCTCTAATGTTTGGAGCGAATGATTTGGGTTCAACTATGATGGAAGAGAATGTTGTAAGTAGTGCCGGTGCGGCTTACTCCATGGCGAAAGAAGAGATGGTTTCTCTTATAAGAGATATAGGTGAAATACCGGCAGTACGAAATACTGCTTATGAGACATTAGAGAAATTCGCATAAAATGAAAAAAATAATAGTTACTTTACTAATAATAGGACAAATTATGATGGCAGCAACAATAGAAGAAATCGAAGTTAACGGTAAAAAGATACCTGTGATTTTTGAAGATGACAAAAGGTTACCACTAGTAACTATGCAGTTTGTTTTCACTAACAGCGGAACTATAACAGATGCTACAAAAGCAGGCTTAGCAAAGCTAAGTTCTAGAGTTATGGGTGAAGGAACAAAAGCTTTGGGCTCAAACGCATTTGCTGAAGCTCTTGAAGCTAGAGCTATTCATATATCTGCATCAGCAGGTAAAGAGACTTTTGTTATAGAGGTTGGGTGTCTAAAAGGTGAGTTTGAAACAGCTCTTAAATATTTTAGTGATTTATTAAAAGACCCAAATCTAACTCAAGAAGCAGTTGATAAAGTAAAAACTACAACTATTGGTTCAATCAGTTCAAAAGCAAATGACTATGATTATGTAGCTTCTAATGAACTAAAATCAGTTCTATTCGAGGGAACTCCACTGGAAAATCCAGCTTCTGGAACAATAGAGAGTGTAAAAAGTATTCAACTAGAGGATGTAAAAGGGTTTATAAAAAAACATTTGGTTAGCTCTAAACTCATAGTTGTAGCGGGTGGAGATATTGAACTAGAGAAGATGAAACAACAGATAAGTAAAGTTGTAGAAGCTATGCCAAAAGGTAGAGCGTCTGCTCTTAAAAGTTATGCTACATCAGATAAATCTAAAGAGAGTGTTCTCAAAAAAGAGACAGAACAAGCATATATATACTTTGGTTCACCATACAATGTAAGTGTTAATTCACCAGATTACTATAAATCTAGAGTAGCTACTTACATTTTAGGAACAGGCGGTTTTGGCTCAAGACTAATGGAAGAGATAAGAGTTAAAAGAGGTCTTGCTTATTCTGCTTATGCAAGAGCAGATATAAGTAAATCAAGTTCATTTATGAGTGGTTATCTTCAAACAAAACTAGACTCTATGGATGAAGCGAAAAAAACAGTTAAAGATGTAATAGCTGAGTTTGTAAAAAATGGTGTTACCAAAGATGAGCTCAAGCAGACTAAAAAGTTTTTGCTTGGAAGTGAGCCGCTTAGAGTAGAGACTATGAGCCAAAGACTTAACCGTACTTTTATGGAGTACTATAAGGGTCAAGAGTTTGGACACTCACACAGAGAGTTAGAGCTTATTAAGGAATTGAAATTAAAAGATTTAAATGAGTTCATAAAAGCTCATACAGAGATTTTAAATATGAGTTTTGCAATAGTCACCAAGTAAATATTGCAAAATGCAATGTTTATGCTTGAGGTTTATAAAAAGAGATAGTATTAGATACTAAGGAATTAATATGAACCTCACAAAAGCCCAAGAAGAGAAATTTAACAAATTAGGTATCAACTCTTGGTGTGAACTCGCACTTATTATTCCTCACTCTTACGAAGATTTACGACTTCATTACAAACTTCAAACACACACATTTCAGCTTATAGACGCAACTGTAGAGTCCGTTTACCGCTCTGCAAACTCTATACAGATAACTTTTTTTGCCCATAATTTCGGACATAGTGTTACCGGCGTTTTGTTTCGTCCAAAACCATACATGTTACACCAGTTTACAGCCGGTAGCAGAGATTATTACTATGGAATGATTGAGTGTAAAACAGGACACTGCAGTATTAGTATGCCAAGAAAAGTAACCAATGTAGGTTTCATAACTCCAAAATACAAATCAGCTCTAAGAAGCGATGTTATGCTACGTTTTATTCAAAATAATTTAACAAAAGAGAATTTAATAGAAGAAGGTTTAAAAGAAGATATCATAGATGAGGTTTTAAAATTACATTTTCCGACAGAGCTACCAATTAACGTAAAAGAGCTAGATTCAAAAAGTGTTGATGCTCTTAAATATATAGAACTATTCTCTTATATGAAGAAGCTGTCTGCCAAAAGAAGATACTTTAAATCTTCTACATGTAGAAGTAGTGATTATAAAGATTGGGCTAAAACCTTGCCATTTAAACTTACAAAAGAGCAGGTTGATACTATAGAAGATATAAAAATAGATTTGCAAAAAGATGTAAGTGCTAGGCGAATGATAGTAGGGGATGTTGGAAGCGGTAAAACAATGGTTATTTTAGCTTCTGCAGTAATGATGCTGCCTAATAAGTCTATTTTAATGGCACCAACAACTATACTAGCAAACCAACTTTTTGAAGAAGCCAGTAAATTTATACCTAATATTAAAATCGTTTTAGTCACCAACAAAACAAAAAATATAGATTTGAGTGAGTTTGATTTTATTATTGGTACTCATGCACTTTTATATAGAGAGCTTCCAAAAGCAGGGCTCGTTATGGTTGACGAGCAACACCGTTTTGGAACTGTACAGAGAAACATGTTAGAGAAGTTAGTTAGTAGTACAGATGTCATAAGCCAAGCAAAACCTCATTTTTTACAGTTTTCTGCAACTCCAATTCCCAGAACTCAAGCTATGATAGAGACAGCACATATTGATGTCTCTTTAATTACATCAACACCTTTTAAAAAAGATATATCAAGCAGAGTAATCCATAAAAGTGATTTTCAAGAGTTGCTTGGGCATATAAAAAGTGAGATAAGCAAAAAAAATCAAGTTCTTTTAGTTTACCCTTTGGTTGAGCAGAGTGAAGTTATTGAGTATCAGAGTATTGATGAAGCGAGAGGATATTGGGAGAATAATTTTGAGAATGTCTACGTGACTCATGGAAAAGATAAAGAGAAAGAAGAGGTGCTAAAAGAGTTTAGTGAAAAAGGGGACATTTTAATTGCTACAACAGTAGTAGAAGTAGGTATATCTCTACCACGGCTTAGTACTGTGGTAATTGTCGGTGCTGAGAGATTAGGGTTGTCTACGCTTCATCAGCTACGAGGTCGTGTAAGTAGAACAGGACTAAAAGGCTACTGTTTTTTATATACAAACCAAAAATCATCTGAGCGATTAGAAAAGTTTACTAAAACTACTAGCGGTTTTGATATAGCAAACCTTGATTTAAAGTTTAGAAAAAGTGGTGATTTGTTAAAAGGTTCTAATCAGAGCGGAAAACAGTTTAGGTGGATTGATTTGGCAGATGATGAAGAGATAGTTCAGCAAGTGAAATATGACTTAAATTTTGTCTCATTGAGACAAGCTTCAGTAGCCACAGCGGCTCCAGCGGAGTAAAGGGAATTACTTCCCTTTGCGGGACTATTAATATAACCCGAATTTACCATCATTTCTTTTGTAAAGAACACGAGTTTTACCTTCGTTATCTAAGAAGATTTCAAATACTTTCTTACCATCTTTTAAGTCATTTAAAACATCTTCAACTTCACGAGGTTTGTAAAGGTCTAGTTCTACTGGTACGATTTCATCTTCTAAAGCTTCACTAGCCTCATGCAAATCAATTGCAGTATTAGCTTCATTCTTAGCTTCGTTCATACCATCTTTATGGTGATTAGTCTCTTTATCATGCATACGACGCATAGCTTTTTGAGCTCTTGATGTCGCCATGTCAATAGCAGCATACATGTCATCATCATTTTGTTTAATAATAATAGAGTTTTTGTGAGAAAGGTGTATAACAAACTCTACAGTAGAGTGTTCTTTACCTTTTTTTGATTGAGTAGACGCTATAACATTAACAGAAATAATATCCACATTGTATTTGCTAAGTGTTTCTATTGACGTATTCATATGAGCTTTGATTGGCTCTGTTAATTCTACATTTCTTCCAGTTAGAGAAATATTCATTAAAATATCCTTTTAAAATTATAATTTTGTGATTATAGCATTAAAAGGTTTAGAAATATTTATAAACTAGAGCTTTTGAATACTTCTTCTAAAATACCTGATAGGCTCTGTACCTTCAGTTGTAGTAACAGTTATATCCATAAGTACTGAGCCGTTTTGTTCATCCGTTGTTAATGTTGTAAAGTAGTCACCGGTACCACCGCATGCAAGACCTCTATAAACATATCTAACACTTATATTTATATCATATATGCTACCTAGAGTATATGAAGGAATTGTTGTACAAGAGCCATTTTGAGCAATTGTTAATAGAGCAAGTTCAGCAGCACTTTTAGAATAAAGTACAGACTGCTCATAAAGATATAAGTCTGTTGTTCTTTTCCCTGTTTCAGCTGTCATAGCTAGAGAAAGTGCCATAATAGTTGCTATTATAACAATAACAGCCATAGCCATTATCATAGCAAAGCCTGAACGATTTTTTAGTATATAGTTTTTTCTTTGCATATTGAATAACCTCCCGCTACATTACCATTGATTATATCACTCCCTACACAGACCTGTACTTTTACAACTGAGCCAATGGCTTTAAATCTAAATGTGCTTACGTTTTCCATCAACAAAAACTCTTTTCCATCATCTATGTAGTTTTCACCCTCCCAAGGTTGGTAATCGTAATTAAGCCAGAGATTTCCGGTTTGTGTTGTAGGGTCATAGTCTCTAAGTTCAACAGCATAAGCTGTCCATGCAAGCTGATAATATTCGAAAACATCTACTCCACTGAAGTTGTTGTCAGCTCCAGTAGCTCCGTTTGTTGGGATAAGAAGATGTTCTTCACCGGGATTAGGACTTCTTCTTATTGGATGCATAACGCTTGTGGTTTGGTCAGTTAGTGCGGCACCATTCCATCCATAATTATTTATATCACTATCAGAACCTACAAAATAGATGGCTGAATTATTTATGCCTGTACCACTGCCGTGGGACAATACACCAATTAGTGTATCAAGAGCTGTGGTATTCGTCTCAGGTGAGTTTAGACTGCTTGTTGATGATGCTTGTAAATCTATTATTCCGCTCCAGTTTGGCAAAGATTCCCCTCTAAACCCTTCTATATCACTTCCCACCCATTCTAAAATAGTTGCAGTGTCACCATATGTTGAACCTGATAATGCCTGATAATTGTTTAGATTTGCTCCCGGCTCTCTGGCAATAATAGAGTCTTTTATACGAAATTGCAGTCTTGAGGCAATAGACTCAACTGCTGTAGCACTTCTCGCTTGAAGAGAGTTATTTACGCTTGAGTATATAAAATTATTGTACGCCTGAGCCAAAAACTCAACTCCAAATTTACTTAAAATCCCCATAACAACTATAACAAAGATAAGCTCTATTAGTGTAAAACCAAGACGACGCATTAAAATCTCCTCCTATAGTAATCAATCTCACCAATATTAGCACTTTGCATTCTAAGAACTACAATATCTTTTGGCTCAGAATCTCTCACCGTGATTTCTATAAGCTTTATGTTTGCATCGGCGGCGCTAGGTGTTACAGTAACTATACTTGTGTAATTCGCCTTATACCCTGAAGCATTTGCTGTATCGTCTATAAAAATATTTTGTTCTCCAAGTTCTGCATTGTCCAAGTTGAAAAAAGTGTTGCTTGAAACATTTAATGGTGGTACTGCTGTAATATTTCCATCAACACATCTTCTATGCAGGGGTTGTACTATATGTCCAGGTCTTAGTCTATGTCTATCACTTGCCGTGTTGTTTACACATGTAGAGCCAATATCAATAACTCTTGAGAATTGACTCAAAGCGTTATCCGCCATCGAGTTTGCATCCCAATATCCAGAAGCTGCACCCATAAGCTCTGCAGAGGCAGCAAATATAGCCTCTTGAAGAATATTGCTCTCAATACCCCTTGATGTTACTTGTGTCATCATAGGAAGAGATAGTACAGCAATACCGATTATAACAATAGCAAAGATAAGCTCTATCATTGTAAAAGCAAATCTCTTAATACTATTTCTTACCACATGATTCTCCTGTTTGTTCTAGTTGCATTTGTATCTTTTGTGACTGTATCTGTATCATGTGCACCGCTCCACTCTCCACCTATTTTTTCAAACTCTACTGAGAACTGGTTTCTTGTAGCTGTTGGGTCATCTTTGTTGTAGATTAACCAGCCGGATGGATTGTTATGCATCGTTGTTTTGTATGGATAACCTTTTGTTTCATCATATTCAAGTGTTGCAGTTGCTGGCGGTGGAAAAACATCGTTTTGTGCTGTAACATCTACTATATCATCGGCTGCATTAAGCGGAGTGGCATCATTTTGTTGAACAGTGCCAATATTTCCATTATTTGTAGTATTATGCTCCTCATTTATATACCATCTTAAATCATCAGTCCTACTAGAGTTAAAACCTTGTTGAAGTAAAGCTTTATCGCATGTATTAATACCTATAGTATCAAAGCAATAAACTTCATAGTAGATATTTGCTGTTCCACTATCTCCCTCATACCTCTGTCTTGAAGCATGTGAGCGACCATAATAGTGTTTGATAGTTTGATTTAAATCTTTAACACCCTGAGTAGTTTTTGTTGCTGTTAAATCAGCATTCATGGTGCAGTTTGCCGGAGTAGTACAATCAGCGTTGTATGAGCTGAATGTTAACTCTTCAGGATTCATTACCGTATCTCTTGTTCTGTCAAAATTTAGATTTAAGTTTGTGTTTACACTGCCATTATTTGATTGGTTGAAGTCACTAGCTAAAATAGAAATAGTGCCAATTATATTGTTCATAGTGCCATTTTGGTCATTTGCCGGTAAATCTGAATTGTGATATATATATTTGTAATCAACTGCCCCTGAAATTGCTGATTTGCTGATATTTAAATCTATTGGCTGTGCATAACAGTTGTTTACAAAATTACTAAGACCTATGTTGTTCTCACCTCTTGCAGTTATAGTGCCATTTAAGTGAAAAGACATCTCCTCATCATTATCTAACCCTGTCATGTCTGACATGTAGATAAAAGTATTTGCATTAAACAGTGTGTTGTTATTTTCTCCATGTGATTGTGTAACTCCTGACATGTCAAATTTATATGGATGAAATTCTAGATTATAGTCTCTGTATTTTAGGGTTGAACCGCTACTGTCATGGTTACTGCTGATATTACACCCATTTTGAGGGGTAAGAGCTGTAGATGAAGCAGCTACTGATTTAGTTGCTGAGCTATTAACTACACAGTCAGCTCCACCAAGAAAATATGTTCCAGCGTGATGAGCTGGCTGTGTATTATCAACTGTTGTCCATGTAGTGTCTGTAATGTTTAATCCATACTCTCCAACTTGATTCAGGGATGAGTTAATATCAACCGAACCATTAACAAATCTCATAGGAATCGATACATTACTATCATCATTACACCCTGTTGGTGCCCCACTAGGTGACCATGCATACTTAACACTGTCTGTAAATGCAGAGTCAAAAGTTTTTGTGTACCCAGATGATGAGTTGTTGTTTAGATGGTTTGTAGCATTGATTTTTAAGCTATAGTCATACCCTGCTGCAAGTTCAGTTTGAACTGTAGATGGTGTCACAACCCCAGATACATCATCAGCAATTCTAAGTTGGGAAGCTGGATTTGTTTGGTTTTGATCATCTATTTTAATCATAAATGCTTCAGGACGCAGAGCAAAGTTGTCTCTTGAACATATGAATCTTGTATTGGTACCGTATATGCATTCCATACAAGCTTGAATATGTTTCTGGGATATAAAGTTGCCTGAATTTCCACATGCTTGAGCAGCTTGAGTTGCAATACTAGTTTGAGTTGCGTTTAGTGGGTACACAACAGGTTTGCTACAAGCACCAACAACTTGAACAATTTCCGAAAAGTTTTCTATTTTTTGTTCATTTTGTGCATTTGGTGGCCAGCTTAGTTGTACTAACGAATCATTACCATCATTACTGACAGGAAAAGACAATCTAAAGGCTGCATTTTGTCTAGAATTTTGATAAAACTCCGCACTAGAAGTGATAGTATTATTGAGTCCAATAGCAGCTTCCAGTGCTGCAGAGTCAAACATTGTAGAAGTGCTGTCATTTAGAAAAACCCAAATCTTTTCACTTATAGAACTCTCTATTTCTTCACAAGACGCATAAGTGTCATGAAAAACACCTGCGTCTATGAGCTCAACAGCAACAAGTGTGGACGTAGCATTTAATTCATCAAAATTATTTTTATTCATTGACAGTACTTTAAAATTACCAGCTCTACTTGTTACTTGAGTAGGTAAATTATAGTACCTGTTTGTTCCTCCAGCATCATAGTCATAATAATCATTATGAACTACATTGAACCTTCCACTAGTTGGTTCATAGTTGAAGTTTGATTCAGAACACATTGACATTTGAGAACCAAGTTGTAGTGTATATGGTGTAGTTACTCCAGCGACAGTTATGTTATATCTAGCTTGAACATTTATAGGAATATCAATAGTTGATGTCGTTGGGTCAATACTGTAATAAATATAGAAATGTTCATTTGAATTAATGCTTCCAATATCTATATTTTTTATGTTATCACCACCTAAGTCGTTTCCTATTGTTACATCAGTACCGTCTGCCAAGTTATTTGGAGTTATATCACCTATTTTCGCTAGTTTAGTAGAATTTGATATATAGTTAGCTTGAGAGGTGTTAATATCTGCAATATCTACAAACATATCTGAGACAATTATGTCTGAGTCAACGAGATTCCTTATAAAAATTGTTGTCTCAATAGGTTCACCAGATATAATAGTTCCTGAAATTCTTGGATTTTCTGTTCCATTATTATCTTCTGTAAAATAGGAATTTTGTTGTTTATAGGCATAGTCATAACAAAACTTAGGTTCATAAAGTGTGGTTGAAAAAACAATAAAAGCCAAATTGTATAAGTCACCATTGTTACTAAAACGAAAACTTGTTGAGGTTTGAGCATTTTTTAAAAAAGAGCTAATATCCATAGTGTCAATATCAGCTCCTAGATTATCTGCGTGATTAGGATTTCTAACAAGAGTATCTACTCCAAGATGGCTAATAGTTGAGTTGAATTGATTACCCGCCGGGTTTAGAAAATCTGTGATGTTTTCAAGAGTGTCACTATTATTAGCATTTTGCATTTGAAAAAGTTCACCAGTACTACAACAACCAAGTTTATCACCATCAACAGTGAAAAATGATGCAGTTGAGTTTACAGGCCCACTTCTAGGAGTTAAAAAGCCAGTTATCGGAACATCTACTATTTCACCATTGTCAACAACTTGAAAACCATGAAAGATAGAGACATTCTTAAGGGCTAACTGCCCTGACGAATCTTTGTAAACTGTAACTAAAGACCATGCACCAACAGCACCCCAAGCATCTATTTGACCTTCTGAGGCTACAAGGTTAGCAACTGTGTATGTACCTTCTCCTCCACTTTTAACAATATTTGTAACATCATAGGATGCAGAGTATAATATTCTGTTATTGCTATCTTGTGGCACATAGTGTAAATCAGATGAAGAAAGGCTTTGATAAGCACCACTGGGAGCTTTGAATTTAATAGTATGTGCTATTGAAACGGCATTGTTAAACTTATCATCATCCGTTCCTAGTGCTCCTCCAGTAATATTGGTATTTTGACATGTTCCACCTACTGTGGCACCTGTGTCATCACAAATATGACCTTGCCAATATAGTCTTGAGTAAACAATTTCATATCCTACATTACCTAAGTCTAAATCTGCACTAGAGGAATTGAACGTAGTCGCATCAGCATCAATATCATTAAAAACCATATTGTAAGCATTGTTACGGTCAGTTGGAGAACCTGTTGTATTTTTCCATAAAATACCATTACCAATTACTTTAGTGTCACCATAAATATCAAACGATTCTCTTAGTAAAATTGACTCTTCTGCTTCTATCCCTGTTACTCCTAGTGCAGTTACTGGAGGGAGAACAGAAGCCAATGCAAATGTTATAGCATAGTTTTGGTTCGAATTTTGACCTGGGGCTTGAACGCTTACATAAATAATATCATTTTGAGACACGATAAGGTTGTAATTAGTCATTGTTGCATCAGTAGCTTGGGTGTCTGGCATACTTGTGCCACTTGCTTCAAACCTAACTGTGGCATCACCAGTTAAAGAAATGCTAAAATTACCATCTTCATTTATTGTTATAGTATATCTGTCGTGGTCATTTCCTTTTACTGTCCCATTTTGTGTTACTGGTGCACTAGTATCTATAACAAGTGCTGTATCACTAAAAGTGTCTGCTTTTAGTTCTGAAAAAAAACTACCCATTACTAAAAATATTGAAATGATGTTTAGTAGTGGAATGAAAATCATTTGTTTGTTATTAGAATTTTTCACAATAAGCCCCTTGTAAAGCAGAAAAATAAGTGCACCAAAAGCCTAGGCTCACTCACAATTTAGTTATCAATCCTTGATTGTACTCCAATTAAAGTTATAGTTATATAAAAGTTTTTTAGCATAGATGTTGTTTGAAGAAGTGATAGCAAAGGCCAAATAAATTTTGTTTTATTTAGCTTGTAAAAAAGTAGATATTTTCTCTGCAACGCCATATCTAGTAGATTCTGGTAAAATTATTTGTGTTGCTTTGTTGTTGTCGGTATTAAAGATGATTGGACCTATAAAGTTTACGACAGAATCTTCTATAGGTGTTTGTATAAGAACTATATTTAAAATAAGAAGGTTTGAGTCTTTGTTTGCTCCCAGCAACTCTTGGGTGTTTTCAGTCACTTCAAAATCATAATCTCTCAAAATAAACGGGTCAATCAGAGTGAAGGAGATATGTTTATCAGTAGTAGATTGCATTTTCATAAAAATATCATCAATTTTTTCTAATGTTACTTGTTTTAAATCTTCAAAGCCTAAGATAGGCGCACATATATCAAATTGCATAAAAATCCCCAGTTTGTAATTTTGTGATTGTATCACTTAACGGATAAATAAAGCATAAAATGTACCTAGTTTAATGAGTGTTATATATCTTTTGGATAAAATATCAACTTATTTACAAGTAGGAAATTATTTTATGAAATTAAAAAGTTATTTAGTAGCCAGTTCGGTTATATTAATTGCGTTATTTACAGGCTGTGCAAAAGAGGTTGAAGAGTACAACAAACCAGCAATGTATTGGTACTCTAAGATCGTTCAGCAAATATCTCAAGGTGATTTAGAAAAAGCAGATAGCTATTATAGTTCTCTGCAGGGTGAGCACATAGGTTCTCCTCTCTTGCCAGAGGCAACCATGATTTTAGCAATAACTCACATGCAGTACGAAGAGTATCTTTTAAGTGAGCATTTTTTAGATGAGTATATAAAAAGATATGCAACTCAAAATGAAAAAGAAGAAGCAGAGTTTTTAAAAATAAAAGCGAAATATATGGCTCTTCCAAACCCAAGACGTGATCAGGCTTTGATAGACTTAGCAATCAAAGAGGGTGAAACATTTAAGTTACAATATCCAAACTCTATGTATATAGAAGTTATAAACTCTATGCTTATTAGATTAGAACTTGCACAAGCTGCACTTAATGAGACAATAGTTGACCTTTATAATAGACTTGATAAACCAAAAAGTGCTGAGTATTATAAAAACATTAAGCCACAAGATTGGATAGTATGGAATGATATTCAAAGAGCAAATACATCTTGGTATCGTGAGTGGTTTGAAGGTGATGGCACTTCTAGCTGGTATGAGTTTTTAATACCAGATACACAAAGTGTTGTCTCAAGAAATTCTATATCAGAAGAAGATAAAATAGTAGGAGAAAATAATGAAACTAAGTGATTATGGAAGTTTTCCAGCAAGTATACCAGTTATAGCAGAGGATGAACTATTCTTATATCCATTTATGATATCACCTCTTTTTTTAAGTGATGCAAATAATATCGAAGCAGCGACGAGGGCGATAGAGGAGAGCACTTTAGTTATAGTATGTCCAACTAAACCTTCAAAAGAGGGTGAGCGTGAGTTCGAGTCACTTTATGATGCAGGTGTTGTTGGCTCTATTATGAGAAAAGTCGCACTTCCAGATGGTAGGGTGAAAGTTCTTTTCCAAGGTCTTGCGCGAGCAAAGGTATTTGGCAAAGTAGGAGACAATCCTCTAGTCGTTGATGTAGATATTATTGAGCCAACAAGTGTAGACTCCCTTAAAATTGATGCAATTTTAGA
This window encodes:
- the fliW gene encoding flagellar assembly protein FliW, with the translated sequence MQFDICAPILGFEDLKQVTLEKIDDIFMKMQSTTDKHISFTLIDPFILRDYDFEVTENTQELLGANKDSNLLILNIVLIQTPIEDSVVNFIGPIIFNTDNNKATQIILPESTRYGVAEKISTFLQAK
- a CDS encoding outer membrane protein assembly factor BamD; the encoded protein is MKLKSYLVASSVILIALFTGCAKEVEEYNKPAMYWYSKIVQQISQGDLEKADSYYSSLQGEHIGSPLLPEATMILAITHMQYEEYLLSEHFLDEYIKRYATQNEKEEAEFLKIKAKYMALPNPRRDQALIDLAIKEGETFKLQYPNSMYIEVINSMLIRLELAQAALNETIVDLYNRLDKPKSAEYYKNIKPQDWIVWNDIQRANTSWYREWFEGDGTSSWYEFLIPDTQSVVSRNSISEEDKIVGENNETK